A section of the Prochlorococcus sp. MIT 1341 genome encodes:
- a CDS encoding phytoene synthase gives MTNSDSKSLNNLETINLDSAYEVCREETAKWAKTFYLGTLLLPPIKRKAIWAIYVWCRRTDELMDSPEAMKLPINQLSDRLDNWEERTREVFKGKINNEFDAVMVDMLEKFPMDIQPYLDMIEGQRMDLNLHRYETFDDLKLYCYRVAGTVGLMTQGVMGLDSAYTSAPWSSAPDPSDAAVALGIANQLTNILRDVGEDRGRGRIYLPQEDLVRFNYSEEDLMQGRVNDNWRSLMAFQLERAREWFALSESGVRWLSGDARWPVWTSLRLYRGILDSIEKLDYDVFNNRAYVSNWVKLFNLPIAYAISQSR, from the coding sequence ATGACTAATTCAGACTCTAAAAGTTTGAATAATTTAGAGACTATTAATCTCGACTCGGCCTATGAGGTCTGTAGAGAGGAGACTGCAAAGTGGGCAAAAACTTTTTATTTAGGGACATTATTACTTCCACCTATTAAAAGAAAAGCTATATGGGCTATTTATGTTTGGTGTAGACGTACCGATGAGTTAATGGATAGCCCAGAGGCAATGAAGCTTCCTATTAATCAATTGTCTGATCGATTAGATAATTGGGAGGAGCGAACTAGAGAAGTTTTTAAGGGAAAGATTAATAATGAATTTGATGCAGTTATGGTGGATATGCTTGAAAAATTTCCAATGGATATTCAGCCTTATTTGGATATGATTGAAGGGCAAAGGATGGATTTAAATCTTCATCGTTACGAAACATTTGATGATTTAAAGCTGTATTGTTATAGGGTTGCTGGAACAGTTGGATTGATGACACAGGGTGTTATGGGCTTAGATTCAGCCTATACATCTGCCCCATGGAGCTCTGCTCCAGACCCTTCAGATGCAGCTGTTGCTTTAGGCATAGCCAATCAACTGACAAATATTCTTCGAGATGTTGGTGAAGATAGAGGACGTGGCAGAATTTATCTTCCTCAAGAAGATCTAGTGAGATTTAATTATTCAGAAGAAGATCTTATGCAAGGCAGAGTAAATGATAATTGGAGGTCCTTGATGGCATTCCAGTTAGAGCGAGCCCGTGAATGGTTCGCGCTTTCGGAATCCGGCGTTAGATGGCTTTCTGGCGACGCTCGATGGCCAGTTTGGACATCACTTAGGCTCTATAGAGGGATATTAGATTCTATTGAAAAACTTGATTATGATGTATTTAATAATCGTGCTTATGTAAGCAATTGGGTAAAACTGTTTAATCTACCAATTGCCTATGCAATTTCTCAGTCACGGTAA
- a CDS encoding CCA tRNA nucleotidyltransferase gives MSSPLQAKVILEGDRNILAHKLFKRINPHKWPISIENLPSEAVLVGGAIRDSVLGKSQEKPDLDLIVPKNASVLAREFAIKQKGTFVLLDASRDIARVIIKNWTLDFAAQMSSSLEKDLWRRDYRINAIALSLCDEPRLIDPTGGLEDLAHKKIVAVNEQNLIEDPLRLIRGLRLIAELNLTLEDQTKTWMHKNHAHLEKAAPERISSEIDKLIKAEFFDKIVPLIQELELLKKWQEPQKIIKAESLSNDRCKALTVQEKARALPLARLTSLLSDKGLQLLRFSRVQQERCKRLRYWKQKNTDYAFKNLNENELLKLHEQLEKDLPALIIELSFTEQTTWLKRWRNEKDPLFHPSSPIDGNTLQDCLGVPSGPLLGELIHHLTLEKAFGRLENQQDALLSARYWLKHKQTLL, from the coding sequence ATGTCTAGTCCTCTTCAGGCAAAAGTCATACTTGAAGGCGATCGAAATATTCTGGCGCATAAGCTATTCAAAAGAATTAATCCCCATAAATGGCCCATCTCAATTGAAAATCTACCAAGTGAAGCTGTCTTAGTTGGCGGTGCTATTCGAGATAGTGTCCTAGGGAAATCGCAAGAAAAACCAGATCTAGATCTTATCGTCCCAAAGAATGCATCTGTATTAGCCAGAGAGTTTGCAATAAAACAAAAAGGAACCTTTGTGCTCTTAGATGCATCAAGAGATATCGCAAGAGTAATCATTAAGAACTGGACTCTGGATTTTGCCGCCCAAATGAGTTCTAGTTTAGAAAAGGATCTTTGGAGACGTGACTACAGGATCAATGCTATTGCTCTATCTCTTTGTGATGAGCCAAGGCTCATAGACCCAACTGGAGGATTAGAGGATTTGGCACACAAGAAGATTGTGGCAGTAAATGAACAAAACCTTATCGAAGATCCCTTGCGTTTAATTCGCGGATTGCGACTAATAGCAGAGTTAAACCTAACCCTCGAAGATCAAACAAAAACATGGATGCACAAAAACCATGCACACCTTGAAAAGGCTGCTCCCGAAAGAATTAGCTCAGAGATTGACAAACTTATCAAAGCAGAATTTTTCGATAAGATTGTCCCCTTAATTCAAGAGCTTGAACTCCTAAAGAAATGGCAAGAACCTCAAAAAATTATCAAGGCAGAAAGCTTATCCAATGATCGTTGCAAAGCGCTTACTGTCCAAGAAAAGGCCAGAGCACTTCCATTAGCTCGTTTAACCAGCCTGTTGAGCGATAAAGGCCTACAACTACTTAGATTCAGTCGCGTGCAGCAAGAACGTTGCAAAAGACTTCGTTATTGGAAACAAAAAAATACAGACTACGCGTTTAAAAATCTCAATGAAAATGAACTACTGAAACTGCATGAACAACTAGAAAAAGACTTACCTGCCTTAATAATTGAACTTTCTTTTACGGAACAAACAACCTGGTTAAAACGCTGGCGCAATGAAAAAGATCCCCTATTCCACCCCTCATCTCCTATCGACGGGAATACGCTTCAGGACTGCCTTGGAGTGCCTTCAGGGCCTTTGCTAGGAGAGTTAATACATCACCTAACTCTTGAAAAAGCTTTCGGAAGATTAGAGAATCAACAAGATGCTCTTCTCTCCGCACGTTACTGGTTGAAACACAAACAGACCTTGTTGTGA
- a CDS encoding Ycf34 family protein — protein MCICVDCRWVDRCYAYHAVERQHGVDHLTESPDLKPIDPYIHVSVIEISEGVTGVEWDVRSCGSFLEDSGKWQRLRPGQDIPR, from the coding sequence ATGTGCATTTGTGTTGACTGCCGCTGGGTTGACCGCTGCTATGCCTATCACGCAGTTGAGAGACAGCATGGAGTGGATCATCTCACTGAGAGTCCCGACCTGAAGCCCATTGACCCATATATCCATGTCAGTGTGATTGAAATTTCTGAGGGTGTTACTGGTGTTGAATGGGATGTTCGTTCTTGTGGAAGTTTCCTAGAAGACTCGGGCAAATGGCAACGTTTAAGACCTGGGCAGGACATTCCTAGATGA
- the fabD gene encoding ACP S-malonyltransferase, giving the protein MTIAWVFPGQGSQKIGMADHILSLEGATERFGLASKIIGRDLLEICKGSKSSEDSLFSLNDTRNTQPALFVIESILVDDLHRQGRQASLMAGHSLGELVALYASHVFNAETALKLLYRRSELMASAGGGAMTAVLGFDRKQLEDLVNTTEGVVIANDNSESQIVLSGSPEAVSSVSERLTCKRTIPLSVSGAFHSPYMKEAADIFAQELDKVAFNNASVPVLSNSDPTPTTDSALLKQRLKQQMTTGVRWRESMEIMQQENINTIVEIGPGNVLSGLAKRSMKGMISTQISNANDLGH; this is encoded by the coding sequence ATGACTATTGCTTGGGTGTTCCCTGGACAAGGATCACAAAAAATCGGAATGGCTGATCATATTCTCAGTCTTGAAGGTGCTACAGAAAGATTTGGGCTGGCATCAAAAATAATCGGCAGAGACTTATTAGAAATCTGTAAAGGTTCTAAAAGCTCTGAGGATAGTCTTTTCAGCCTAAATGACACCAGAAACACCCAACCAGCCCTATTTGTTATTGAATCTATCCTTGTAGATGATTTGCACCGTCAAGGGCGACAAGCATCCTTAATGGCAGGACATAGCTTAGGTGAACTTGTCGCGCTCTATGCATCTCATGTTTTCAATGCAGAAACCGCATTAAAGCTCCTTTATCGACGATCGGAATTAATGGCTTCAGCCGGAGGGGGCGCCATGACCGCAGTTTTAGGGTTTGACCGCAAACAACTAGAAGACTTAGTAAACACAACTGAGGGGGTAGTTATCGCTAATGACAACAGTGAGTCCCAGATTGTCTTATCAGGAAGCCCAGAAGCTGTGTCATCAGTTAGCGAAAGACTAACTTGCAAAAGAACAATTCCGCTCTCTGTTTCTGGAGCATTTCATTCTCCTTATATGAAAGAAGCCGCTGATATATTTGCTCAAGAACTCGATAAAGTCGCTTTCAACAATGCAAGTGTGCCAGTTCTAAGCAATTCAGACCCAACCCCAACTACTGATTCAGCATTGCTGAAGCAACGTTTAAAGCAGCAAATGACAACCGGAGTTCGTTGGAGAGAAAGCATGGAAATTATGCAACAAGAAAATATCAATACAATTGTCGAAATTGGCCCTGGAAATGTTTTAAGCGGTCTTGCCAAACGGTCAATGAAAGGAATGATATCAACACAAATCTCAAATGCAAATGATTTAGGACATTAA
- a CDS encoding YdcF family protein — MLRFSLRVLVFSGLVYGLFEISFLRSYRTAIFNLDPPQLILVLGGDVDREHVGVRLANELKLPLVVSGGSNPEHADWLIRSAGLPPELVKLDYRAQDTLGNFTSLVDEFLIDGISHVLLITSEDHLSRAMLVGWMVAGSRGIHLTGLSVPCNSLCIEEKWQKKAFDLVRSFVWILTGKDMKALLTLKWPQLFSAA; from the coding sequence GTGTTACGTTTCTCTTTGAGGGTATTAGTTTTTAGCGGATTAGTTTATGGTCTTTTTGAAATAAGTTTTTTGAGATCATATCGAACTGCTATTTTCAATTTAGATCCCCCACAGCTGATCTTGGTCCTTGGTGGTGACGTGGATAGAGAGCATGTCGGAGTTCGTCTTGCAAATGAATTGAAATTGCCATTAGTAGTTAGTGGAGGCAGTAATCCAGAGCATGCTGATTGGTTGATTAGGAGTGCAGGTTTGCCTCCAGAATTAGTAAAACTTGATTATCGAGCTCAAGATACTCTTGGAAATTTCACTTCTTTGGTAGATGAATTTCTAATTGACGGTATTAGTCATGTCTTGCTAATAACAAGTGAAGATCATTTATCAAGAGCGATGTTAGTTGGTTGGATGGTTGCTGGAAGCAGAGGAATTCATCTGACGGGATTATCTGTTCCTTGTAATTCTTTGTGTATAGAGGAGAAGTGGCAGAAGAAAGCTTTTGATCTTGTTCGATCTTTTGTTTGGATCTTAACTGGTAAAGATATGAAGGCATTGCTAACATTAAAATGGCCTCAACTATTTAGTGCAGCTTGA
- a CDS encoding NAD(P)H-quinone oxidoreductase subunit M has translation MTDTQLKCTTRHIRLFTARVEEDKLVADPSQLTLDLDPDNEFIWTDEVIHKVHQRFNELVEENDGKELSEYNLRRIGSDLEGTIRQLLQEGQLSYNPDCRVLNYSMGLPRTSELL, from the coding sequence ATGACCGATACACAACTTAAATGCACTACACGCCATATAAGGCTTTTCACCGCAAGGGTTGAGGAGGACAAGCTAGTGGCTGATCCCAGCCAACTAACTCTAGATCTTGATCCTGATAACGAGTTCATATGGACAGATGAGGTTATTCACAAAGTGCATCAACGCTTCAATGAATTAGTCGAAGAAAACGATGGGAAAGAACTCAGTGAATACAACCTCAGGCGAATTGGCTCAGATCTTGAAGGTACTATTCGCCAACTTCTCCAAGAAGGTCAATTGAGTTACAACCCCGATTGTCGTGTTCTCAACTATTCAATGGGACTACCCAGAACAAGTGAACTGCTGTGA
- a CDS encoding lysophospholipid acyltransferase family protein gives MAISYLLVYPIFRGLFRGKISGLEKVPLKGSLVVVANHGSHLDPPILGHALGRPIAFMAKAELFKIPLLGKIIKACGAYPVKRGGSDRDAIRMATKMLLEGWATGIFLDGTRQANGRINQPMAGAALLAARSQSKLLPVAIANSHKVLPKGRLLPRLIPIYIRVGDPIKPPKSRKKSDLEATTLKLKDQINSLLDKQIINE, from the coding sequence TTGGCTATTAGTTATTTGTTGGTATATCCGATTTTTCGGGGTTTATTTCGAGGGAAAATATCAGGCCTAGAAAAAGTACCGCTGAAAGGCTCTTTAGTTGTCGTAGCTAATCATGGGTCACATCTTGATCCTCCAATTCTTGGGCATGCTTTAGGGCGGCCTATTGCATTTATGGCAAAAGCTGAACTATTCAAGATTCCTTTATTGGGAAAGATTATCAAAGCCTGTGGTGCTTACCCTGTAAAAAGAGGCGGAAGTGACCGTGATGCGATCCGTATGGCAACAAAAATGCTATTAGAAGGTTGGGCAACTGGGATTTTTCTTGATGGAACAAGACAAGCCAATGGACGCATAAATCAACCTATGGCAGGAGCTGCTTTACTCGCCGCAAGAAGTCAATCTAAATTGCTACCTGTTGCAATAGCTAATTCACACAAAGTACTACCTAAAGGCAGGCTTTTACCAAGACTAATCCCTATTTACATAAGGGTTGGTGATCCAATTAAGCCACCTAAATCAAGAAAAAAATCAGATCTAGAAGCAACAACATTAAAACTAAAAGATCAAATAAACTCCCTTTTAGATAAGCAGATTATAAATGAATAA
- a CDS encoding RNA-binding protein, with amino-acid sequence MSVRLYIGNLPQNFDNKELEALLASVAEGIRFKAVLDKETGNCRGFGFANIDDKKVANTLIDQLNGREFNGNNLRVERSERRDSNNGNARRGGGNSNNNSQGGNRKGAKKIVHSDAPNPEAPDPRWAGELSKLKELLDNQKTAV; translated from the coding sequence ATGAGTGTTCGCCTCTACATCGGCAACTTGCCGCAAAACTTCGATAACAAAGAACTAGAAGCCTTGCTGGCAAGTGTTGCTGAAGGTATTCGCTTCAAAGCTGTCCTCGACAAAGAAACCGGTAACTGCAGAGGTTTTGGCTTTGCCAATATTGATGACAAAAAAGTCGCGAACACACTGATAGATCAGTTAAATGGCCGCGAATTTAATGGCAATAACCTACGAGTTGAACGATCCGAACGCCGTGATTCAAATAATGGGAATGCACGCCGAGGTGGCGGAAACTCTAACAACAATTCTCAAGGAGGGAATCGCAAAGGAGCCAAAAAAATCGTGCATAGCGATGCACCTAACCCAGAAGCGCCAGATCCTCGCTGGGCAGGAGAGCTATCTAAACTAAAAGAGTTGCTCGACAACCAAAAAACAGCTGTCTAA
- a CDS encoding DUF3172 domain-containing protein produces the protein MTRSPYNRQSRRDFGERSRKGGNRYGPNENFGRVNYGQRSNYDSSSGGKGGGGGFSMNTGTVAVIAGVLVVGIGIGSAITSTTQGGQGNIASQQQLDMAVPDPEFCRQWGASAFVIDVEMYTTLNPSTSFVTQPALQPGCVIRRENWTVLQKQGAITNEDVRECKQRMNTFAYIGSIRDNPVVRCVYQADINENKFIIKGAAEDAVGVNQEAVQF, from the coding sequence GTGACTAGATCTCCCTACAACCGACAATCCCGGAGAGACTTCGGGGAAAGAAGCAGAAAAGGTGGTAACAGATACGGACCTAATGAAAATTTTGGGCGAGTCAACTATGGCCAAAGGTCAAACTATGACTCCTCTTCTGGTGGCAAAGGGGGTGGAGGTGGGTTTTCTATGAATACAGGCACAGTTGCAGTGATTGCAGGAGTACTAGTAGTAGGAATTGGTATAGGCAGCGCAATTACAAGCACCACTCAAGGAGGTCAAGGCAATATTGCTAGTCAACAACAACTGGACATGGCAGTCCCAGATCCTGAGTTTTGTAGACAATGGGGAGCAAGTGCATTTGTAATCGATGTAGAGATGTATACAACACTCAACCCATCAACTAGTTTTGTGACCCAGCCTGCCCTGCAACCAGGTTGCGTAATAAGAAGGGAAAACTGGACAGTTCTACAAAAACAAGGCGCAATAACTAACGAAGACGTAAGAGAATGTAAACAAAGAATGAACACATTCGCTTATATAGGTTCAATCAGAGATAACCCTGTAGTTCGTTGTGTTTACCAAGCAGATATCAATGAAAACAAATTTATTATTAAAGGGGCAGCCGAAGATGCTGTGGGAGTGAATCAAGAGGCAGTGCAATTCTGA
- a CDS encoding beta-ketoacyl-ACP synthase III, with protein sequence MLEPSRNVPGIALVGSGSAVPSQTLSNEELGLRVETNDSWIRERTGIANRQIIGKDETLTSLCCKAGSLAIQMAGWEPESVDLIILATSTPDDLFGTGPEIQGKLGATNAVAFDLTAACSGFLFALVTAAQFIKNGDMNRAIVIGADQLSSWIDWDDRRSCILFGDGAGAVALEKTSYEKNGLLSFKLKSDGRKRNCLNLKQSTDHLSLVKDKSHQKGSYLPIQMNGQEVYKFAVKEVPAILDLLLKSSNIESSSIDWLLLHQANQRILDSVADRFSIPHEKVLSNLSEYGNTSAATIPLMLDEAVRDGRINTNNLIATSGFGAGLSWGAALLRWQGPS encoded by the coding sequence TTGCTTGAACCCTCTAGAAACGTGCCCGGAATAGCTTTAGTTGGTTCAGGGAGCGCTGTACCTTCACAAACTCTTAGCAATGAAGAATTAGGGCTAAGAGTCGAAACCAATGACTCTTGGATAAGAGAAAGGACTGGTATCGCTAATCGTCAAATCATTGGTAAAGATGAAACTCTTACAAGCCTTTGTTGTAAAGCTGGATCACTGGCAATCCAAATGGCGGGCTGGGAACCTGAAAGCGTTGATTTAATTATTCTTGCCACCTCAACTCCGGATGATTTGTTTGGAACTGGACCGGAAATTCAGGGAAAACTAGGCGCAACCAATGCTGTTGCCTTTGATTTAACAGCTGCCTGCAGTGGCTTTCTATTTGCCTTAGTTACTGCAGCACAATTCATTAAAAATGGAGATATGAATCGTGCAATTGTTATAGGCGCAGATCAACTAAGTAGTTGGATTGATTGGGATGACAGGAGAAGTTGCATATTATTTGGAGATGGTGCAGGGGCAGTTGCTTTAGAAAAAACAAGTTACGAAAAAAATGGGCTATTGAGTTTCAAGCTAAAGTCAGACGGAAGAAAAAGAAATTGCCTCAATTTAAAACAATCAACTGACCACCTATCTCTAGTAAAAGATAAAAGTCATCAAAAAGGAAGTTACTTACCAATTCAAATGAATGGTCAGGAAGTTTATAAATTTGCGGTCAAAGAAGTTCCTGCAATCTTAGATTTACTCTTAAAATCCTCCAATATTGAATCAAGTTCAATTGATTGGCTGCTACTGCATCAGGCAAATCAAAGAATTCTTGATTCGGTTGCAGATCGTTTCTCAATACCACATGAAAAAGTACTTTCTAATCTTTCAGAATATGGCAATACTTCGGCTGCGACTATCCCATTAATGCTTGATGAGGCTGTAAGAGATGGCCGAATAAACACTAACAACCTAATTGCAACAAGTGGTTTTGGAGCTGGCCTTAGCTGGGGTGCCGCCTTGCTCCGCTGGCAAGGTCCCTCCTAG
- the tsaB gene encoding tRNA (adenosine(37)-N6)-threonylcarbamoyltransferase complex dimerization subunit type 1 TsaB codes for MKTVLEKPLFIKKNRNIVLALHSSTETLGVACMDLRETPLKLKKRTFPLGRDLSNSLLSCINEVCPYENWKQLARLAVATGPGGFTGTRLTIVMARTLAQQIACPLDGISSFALMATRLSEKLDPKFMDKPFWITQQLNRRGIVAGCYQLISHSKENSVRKAMELEVPKLLACDAKLEPSVDVEEDVETDVQHLLELSLEAHLTSKDGNWVDVLPIYPTSPVDNS; via the coding sequence ATGAAAACAGTTTTAGAAAAACCCTTGTTTATAAAGAAGAACAGAAACATTGTGTTGGCTTTGCATAGTTCGACTGAGACTTTGGGAGTTGCTTGCATGGATTTAAGAGAAACTCCTTTGAAATTGAAAAAGAGGACCTTTCCATTAGGAAGAGATCTCTCGAATAGTCTATTGAGTTGTATCAATGAGGTTTGTCCTTATGAAAACTGGAAGCAACTCGCTCGATTAGCTGTCGCAACAGGTCCAGGTGGATTTACTGGTACGCGTTTGACTATTGTTATGGCAAGAACCTTGGCTCAGCAAATTGCTTGCCCTTTAGATGGGATCAGTAGTTTTGCGTTAATGGCTACACGACTTTCAGAAAAATTAGATCCAAAGTTCATGGATAAACCTTTTTGGATTACTCAACAATTAAATAGAAGAGGAATTGTTGCAGGTTGCTATCAATTGATATCTCATTCCAAGGAGAATTCCGTTAGAAAGGCAATGGAACTAGAGGTTCCAAAATTGTTAGCGTGTGATGCCAAGTTGGAACCTTCAGTTGATGTTGAGGAGGATGTAGAGACTGATGTTCAACATCTTCTAGAATTATCTTTAGAAGCCCATTTGACCAGTAAAGATGGAAACTGGGTTGATGTTCTGCCCATTTACCCTACTTCTCCTGTGGATAATTCTTAG
- the pds gene encoding 15-cis-phytoene desaturase, which yields MKVVVAGAGLAGLSCAKYLADAGHTPIVFEARDVLGGKVAAWKDADGDWYETGLHIFFGAYPNMLQLFEELGIQERLQWKSHSMIFNQPEEPGTYSRFDFPDLPAPFNGVAAILSNNDMLSWPEKIAFGIGLVPAMLRGQEYVEECDKYSWTDWLKLHNIPERVNEEVFIAMSKALNFIGPDEISSTVLLTALNRFLQEKNGSKMAFLDGAPPERLCQPIVNHIEAKGGEVYLNRALQKIVLKDDGTVDSFCITTADKRGRENIYADAYVSALPVDPFKLLLPERWKTLDIFQGLDGLRGVPVINIHLWFDRKLTDIDHLLFSRSKLLSVYADMSITCKEYADPDKSMLELVFAPAKDWIGRSDEDIIEVTMKELESLFPMHLTGENKASLRKYKVVKTPLSVYKAVPGCQQFRPSQRTPISNFFLTGDYTMQRYLASMEGAVLSGKLCANEVHRTQSEV from the coding sequence ATGAAGGTTGTAGTAGCAGGAGCAGGTCTGGCTGGCCTCTCTTGTGCCAAATATCTTGCTGATGCAGGCCACACTCCGATCGTTTTTGAAGCAAGAGATGTTCTTGGCGGCAAAGTTGCTGCTTGGAAGGATGCAGATGGGGATTGGTATGAGACAGGTTTGCACATATTTTTTGGAGCATATCCAAATATGCTCCAATTGTTTGAAGAGTTGGGAATTCAGGAAAGGCTTCAGTGGAAAAGCCATTCCATGATTTTTAATCAGCCTGAAGAGCCAGGAACATATAGCCGTTTTGACTTTCCAGATTTACCAGCACCTTTCAATGGTGTAGCAGCTATTCTTAGTAATAACGATATGCTCAGTTGGCCTGAAAAAATCGCTTTTGGCATTGGTTTGGTGCCAGCGATGTTAAGAGGCCAAGAGTATGTCGAAGAGTGTGATAAATACTCTTGGACTGATTGGCTGAAGCTGCACAATATCCCTGAAAGAGTGAATGAAGAAGTCTTTATTGCAATGAGTAAGGCGCTTAACTTTATTGGACCTGATGAAATTTCATCTACTGTTTTACTTACTGCGCTTAATAGATTTCTCCAAGAGAAAAATGGTTCGAAAATGGCATTTTTAGATGGAGCACCACCTGAAAGGTTGTGCCAACCAATTGTTAATCATATTGAAGCTAAAGGTGGCGAGGTCTATTTAAATAGGGCCCTTCAAAAGATTGTTCTTAAAGATGATGGAACTGTTGATAGTTTTTGTATAACTACAGCTGATAAAAGAGGCCGTGAAAACATTTACGCAGATGCATATGTAAGTGCACTGCCAGTAGATCCTTTTAAATTATTATTGCCAGAGCGTTGGAAGACTCTAGACATCTTCCAAGGTCTTGATGGACTTCGTGGGGTCCCAGTAATAAACATACATTTGTGGTTTGACAGGAAGCTTACAGATATTGATCATTTGCTTTTTAGTAGATCAAAATTGTTGAGTGTATATGCAGACATGAGTATTACTTGTAAGGAGTATGCCGATCCGGATAAATCAATGTTGGAGTTGGTTTTTGCACCTGCAAAAGACTGGATTGGCAGAAGTGATGAAGATATAATTGAGGTTACTATGAAAGAGCTTGAAAGCCTTTTCCCTATGCATCTTACTGGAGAAAATAAGGCAAGTTTAAGAAAATATAAGGTAGTAAAGACTCCTTTGTCTGTCTATAAAGCAGTTCCTGGATGCCAGCAATTTAGGCCGAGCCAGAGGACTCCGATATCTAATTTCTTTCTAACGGGTGATTACACCATGCAGCGCTACTTAGCTTCTATGGAAGGTGCAGTTCTTAGCGGTAAATTGTGTGCTAATGAAGTACATCGCACTCAGTCAGAGGTGTAA